The Toxorhynchites rutilus septentrionalis strain SRP chromosome 3, ASM2978413v1, whole genome shotgun sequence genome includes a region encoding these proteins:
- the LOC129774969 gene encoding ammonium transporter Rh type A isoform X2: MHTPGSSVSGYILLLVVQIVFIIIFGFLTDYSKELLPKNGTSVDTDGAVADNYLPKYPHFQDIHVMIFIGFAFLMTFLKRYGFSATGLNLLVGALVIQWAIIMRGCYEMEDSKIPLSLENLIGADIAAAAVLISMGALLGRTTPMQLLVMGIIEIAIFAANEFLQLEVMKIADVGGSITVHAFGAYFGLAVSFILRPTKEDAKAGQLECSSYGSDITAMIGTIFLWIFWPSFNSALVEGAEQERAIINTYLSLAGATVTTFALSALVSHEKKFDMVHVQNATLAGGVAVGSICNLMIHPFGALLVGVIAGVISVLGYRFLTPAMLSNMRLADTCGVNNLHGMPALLSAAFSAIYASLATFETYGTSLTSIFPAMKSIAPVMNTTMTNDTSGDHHEFVAGGFGRSAHKQGAYQLLAVLITVSIAIVGGLSTGVILLYERFGGVMQPKNMFSDNQWWELDTRNNLICVLPQPVQSLNTNSAQISLVVLNVDEIYKNAKKSFTKQ; the protein is encoded by the exons ATGCATACGCCGGGGTCGTCTGTATCCGGTTATATTTTGCTGCTAGTAGTGCAAATTGTGTTTATCATTATATTTGGTTTTCTCACCGACTACTCAAAAGAGTTACTCCCCAAGAATGGAACTAGCGTGGACACAGACGGCGCTGTGGCAGACAATTATTTGCCGAAATACCCAC ACTTCCAGGACATTCACGTTATGATATTTATCGGTTTTGCCTTCCTGATGACGTTCCTCAAGCGCTACGGATTCAGCGCCACCGGGCTGAACCTGTTGGTAGGCGCACTGGTCATCCAATGGGCCATCATAATGCGCGGCTGCTACGAAATGGAGGACAGTAAGATCCCTCTATCGCTGGAAAACCTTATCGGGGCAGACATTGCGGCAGCCGCAGTACTGATTAGTATGGGAGCACTGCTAGGTCGAACCACCCCGATGCAACTCTTGGTGATGGGTATCATCGAAATTGCCATATTCGCAGCCAATGAGTTTCTACAGCTAGAAGTAATGAAAATTGCCGATGTTGGAGGCTCCATTACGGTTCACGCCTTTGGAGCGTACTTCGGGCTCGCAGTCAGCTTCATTTTGCGACCAACGAAGGAGGATGCAAAGGCTGGGCAGTTGGAATGTTCATCGTACGGTTCCGATATCACAGCCATGATCGGGACGATCTTCTTATGGATCTTTTGGCCTAGCTTCAATTCGGCTCTCGTAGAAGGAGCAGAGCAGGAACGTGCCATTATCAATACCTATCTTTCCCTCGCTGGAGCTACCGTCACTACATTCGCCTTATCCGCTCTGGTATCGCATGAGAAGAAGTTTGACATGGTACATGTACAGAATGCTACACTCGCGGGCGGGGTGGCCGTTGGTTCCATTTGTAACCTAATGATTCATCCCTTCGGCGCGCTGCTGGTAGGAGTTATTGCTGGCGTTATTTCAGTGCTTGGATACCGATTTCTAACC CCGGCTATGCTATCCAATATGCGGCTTGCGGACACATGTGGAGTGAATAACCTACATGGAATGCCAGCACTTCTCTCTGCAGCTTTTTCCGCTATATATGCTTCATTAGCCACTTTTGAAACTTATGGCACATCGTTGACCAGCATTTTCCCGGCGATGAAATCTATTGCGCCAGTGATGAACACAACCATGACAAATGACACAAGTGGCGATCATCACGAGTTTGTTGCGGGG GGATTCGGCCGAAGTGCTCATAAGCAGGGTGCCTATCAGTTGCTAGCTGTTCTAATTACAGTCTCGATAGCTATTGTCGGAGGCCTGTCTACAG GAGTTATATTACTTTATGAACGGTTTGGAGGAGTCATGCAACCTAAAAATATGTTCTCGGATAATCAGTGGTGGGAACTGGATACACGAAACAATCTGATTTGCGTTCTGCCACAACCAGTACAATCTCTGAACACGAACAGTGCACAAATCTCATTGGTCGTTTTGAATGTggatgaaatatataaaaatgcaaaaaaaagttttactaaACAGTAA
- the LOC129774969 gene encoding ammonium transporter Rh type A isoform X1 yields MHTPGSSVSGYILLLVVQIVFIIIFGFLTDYSKELLPKNGTSVDTDGAVADNYLPKYPHFQDIHVMIFIGFAFLMTFLKRYGFSATGLNLLVGALVIQWAIIMRGCYEMEDSKIPLSLENLIGADIAAAAVLISMGALLGRTTPMQLLVMGIIEIAIFAANEFLQLEVMKIADVGGSITVHAFGAYFGLAVSFILRPTKEDAKAGQLECSSYGSDITAMIGTIFLWIFWPSFNSALVEGAEQERAIINTYLSLAGATVTTFALSALVSHEKKFDMVHVQNATLAGGVAVGSICNLMIHPFGALLVGVIAGVISVLGYRFLTPAMLSNMRLADTCGVNNLHGMPALLSAAFSAIYASLATFETYGTSLTSIFPAMKSIAPVMNTTMTNDTSGDHHEFVAGGFGRSAHKQGAYQLLAVLITVSIAIVGGLSTGLVLKSPMVRQLNKDELHDDEKYWETPVESNDIATTTTVSA; encoded by the exons ATGCATACGCCGGGGTCGTCTGTATCCGGTTATATTTTGCTGCTAGTAGTGCAAATTGTGTTTATCATTATATTTGGTTTTCTCACCGACTACTCAAAAGAGTTACTCCCCAAGAATGGAACTAGCGTGGACACAGACGGCGCTGTGGCAGACAATTATTTGCCGAAATACCCAC ACTTCCAGGACATTCACGTTATGATATTTATCGGTTTTGCCTTCCTGATGACGTTCCTCAAGCGCTACGGATTCAGCGCCACCGGGCTGAACCTGTTGGTAGGCGCACTGGTCATCCAATGGGCCATCATAATGCGCGGCTGCTACGAAATGGAGGACAGTAAGATCCCTCTATCGCTGGAAAACCTTATCGGGGCAGACATTGCGGCAGCCGCAGTACTGATTAGTATGGGAGCACTGCTAGGTCGAACCACCCCGATGCAACTCTTGGTGATGGGTATCATCGAAATTGCCATATTCGCAGCCAATGAGTTTCTACAGCTAGAAGTAATGAAAATTGCCGATGTTGGAGGCTCCATTACGGTTCACGCCTTTGGAGCGTACTTCGGGCTCGCAGTCAGCTTCATTTTGCGACCAACGAAGGAGGATGCAAAGGCTGGGCAGTTGGAATGTTCATCGTACGGTTCCGATATCACAGCCATGATCGGGACGATCTTCTTATGGATCTTTTGGCCTAGCTTCAATTCGGCTCTCGTAGAAGGAGCAGAGCAGGAACGTGCCATTATCAATACCTATCTTTCCCTCGCTGGAGCTACCGTCACTACATTCGCCTTATCCGCTCTGGTATCGCATGAGAAGAAGTTTGACATGGTACATGTACAGAATGCTACACTCGCGGGCGGGGTGGCCGTTGGTTCCATTTGTAACCTAATGATTCATCCCTTCGGCGCGCTGCTGGTAGGAGTTATTGCTGGCGTTATTTCAGTGCTTGGATACCGATTTCTAACC CCGGCTATGCTATCCAATATGCGGCTTGCGGACACATGTGGAGTGAATAACCTACATGGAATGCCAGCACTTCTCTCTGCAGCTTTTTCCGCTATATATGCTTCATTAGCCACTTTTGAAACTTATGGCACATCGTTGACCAGCATTTTCCCGGCGATGAAATCTATTGCGCCAGTGATGAACACAACCATGACAAATGACACAAGTGGCGATCATCACGAGTTTGTTGCGGGG GGATTCGGCCGAAGTGCTCATAAGCAGGGTGCCTATCAGTTGCTAGCTGTTCTAATTACAGTCTCGATAGCTATTGTCGGAGGCCTGTCTACAG GCCTAGTCCTTAAATCGCCCATGGTTCGACAGCTTAACAAAGATGAACTTCACGACGACGAGAAATACTGGGAAACACCAGTGGAATCGAATGACATAGCAACAACTACAACAGTCTCTGCCTAA
- the LOC129776329 gene encoding uncharacterized protein LOC129776329 codes for MQIFKRKAFYFALLIVLLSMCLDETEARRKILRGRRTVTRTYKRGTIIPAWAIITVIGIAYLIVGGLTYLVLRKTVLQAPIENVNSYTPAMMQDDS; via the exons ATGCAAATATTCAAAAGGAAAGCGTTCTATTTCGCACTTCTAATAG tgctgCTTAGCATGTGCCTAGACGAGACAGAAGCAAGGCGAAAGATTCTAAGAGGACGTCGAACCGTTACTCGCACCTACAAAC GCGGAACCATCATTCCAGCCTGGGCTATCATTACAGTGATTGGCATTGCGTATCTAATAGTGGGAGGGTTGACATACCTAGTACTCCGCAAGACGGTACTTCAAGCGCCAATAGAAAATGTAAACTCGTATACGCCGGCAATGATGCAGGATGATTCGTAA